Proteins from one Halovivax limisalsi genomic window:
- a CDS encoding ArsR family transcriptional regulator, whose translation MTKSDPVIVEFFGEAGIAMPPAVVNYNLEGISKSTLKRRLPELVERGLLEKVDETKGYYEITEMGRDYLAGDLDADDLENSNEAE comes from the coding sequence ATGACTAAATCCGATCCGGTTATCGTCGAATTCTTCGGCGAAGCTGGGATAGCAATGCCCCCAGCGGTTGTCAATTACAATCTAGAAGGAATTTCAAAATCCACGCTGAAGCGAAGGCTTCCAGAGCTCGTAGAACGCGGCCTTCTCGAAAAGGTGGACGAGACCAAGGGCTACTACGAAATCACAGAAATGGGTCGGGACTACCTCGCGGGCGATCTCGACGCCGACGATCTCGAAAACTCAAACGAAGCCGAGTGA
- a CDS encoding type IV pilin gives MNGQQVRDKLTESVDERGVSLVIGVILMVAITVILAAVIAAFVMGIGPGGEALTASADISGSQTSSVDIAVTESGEADKLVIVDPDDGSIAAANSDISTGANYNVVAAGGDFTVDSNHNGGSLQTGYEYDVYAITGSAAEGDPLESAEGTVSLGSFQLS, from the coding sequence ATGAACGGACAACAGGTGCGCGACAAACTGACCGAATCGGTGGATGAACGCGGGGTCTCGCTCGTCATAGGGGTAATCTTGATGGTTGCGATAACAGTGATTCTCGCAGCCGTGATTGCTGCCTTCGTGATGGGGATCGGGCCCGGTGGCGAAGCGCTAACGGCTTCAGCTGACATTTCTGGGTCACAGACTAGTTCAGTCGACATCGCTGTGACTGAGTCTGGAGAGGCGGATAAACTAGTAATAGTGGATCCAGATGATGGATCAATCGCAGCGGCTAATTCGGATATTAGCACTGGTGCAAATTATAACGTGGTGGCTGCCGGGGGGGACTTCACCGTAGATTCAAACCATAATGGTGGGAGTCTTCAGACGGGTTATGAGTACGATGTCTATGCGATTACTGGAAGTGCCGCAGAGGGAGACCCGCTCGAATCTGCTGAGGGAACAGTCTCCCTCGGGAGCTTCCAGCTGAGCTAA